From a single Stigmatopora argus isolate UIUO_Sarg chromosome 4, RoL_Sarg_1.0, whole genome shotgun sequence genomic region:
- the etv1 gene encoding ETS translocation variant 1 isoform X1 produces the protein MLQDLSASVLFPPCLQHATFAQVPDNDEQFVPDFQTENLAFHGLQLKIKRELHSPCSELSSTCSQDRPFKLQYGEKCLYNISAYEQKQHAGMKPSSPVTPPCSTPVSPLHHGAPTPKPERTYAHAPPSIPEAAYSMDHRFRRQLSEPCHSFPSPPTVSRDARPLYQRQMSEPSIAFPPQGFKQEYADPLFEPHPAMMGAPLPHVYPAAMMIKQEPRDFNYDSAEVPSCHSVYLRPDGYLAHGTRTEGCMFDKVARHFYDDTCVVPEKAEGDIKQEAGLYREGPSYQRRGSLQLWQFLVALLDDPANSHFIAWTGRGMEFKLIEPEEVARRWGIQKNRPAMNYDKLSRSLRYYYEKGIMQKVAGERYVYKFVCDPEALFSMAFPDNQRPVLKSDVERHVNEEDTVPLSHFDESAPYAQEAPYCQPHPYSEAYVY, from the exons ATGCTTCAGGATTTAAGCGCCAGCGTCCTCTTTCCGCCGTGTCTGCAACACGCAACTTTTG CTCAAGTTCCCGACAATGACGAGCAGTTCGTCCCAGACTTCCAGACTGAAAACT TGGCGTTCCACGGACTGCAGCTGAAAATCAAGCGGGAGCTGCACAGCCCGTGCTCCGAGCTGAGCTCCACCTGCAGCCAAGATCGGCCCTTCAAGCTCCAGTATGGAGAGAAGTGCCTGTACAACATCAG TGCCTACGAGCAGAAGCAGCACGCAGGCATGAAGCCCTCCAGCCCGGTGACGCCCCCCTGTAGCACCCCCGTGTCCCCCTTGCATCATGGCGCCCCGACACCCAAACCTGAGCGGACGTACGCCCACGCGCCACCCTCGATACCCGAAGCCGCCTACTCCATGGATCACAG ATTTCGCCGTCAGCTTTCTGAGCCGTGCCACTCGTTCCCGTCCCCGCCGACCGTGTCCCGGGACGCCCGTCCCCTGTATCAGCGTCAGATGTCCGAGCCCAGCATCGCGTTCCCCCCTCAAGGCTTCAAGCAGGAGTACGCCGACCCACTGTTCGAACCCCATCCCGCCATGATGGGCGCCCCGCTGCCCCACGTGTACCCCGCCGCCATGATGATCAAGCAGGAGCCCCGAGACTTCAACTACGACTCGG CAGAGGTTCCCAGTTGCCATTCGGTGTACCTGCGACCAGATGGCTACCTGGCCCACGGCACCCGGACCGAAG GTTGCATGTTTGACAAAGTGGCCAGGCACTTTTACGACGACACCTGCGTGGTGCCCGAGAAAGCCGAAG GCGACATCAAACAGGAGGCAGGCCTGTACCGCGAGGGTCCGTCCTACCAGCGGCGTGGGTCGCTTCAGCTGTGGCAGTTCCTGGTGGCGCTGTTGGACGACCCCGCTAACTCGCACTTCATCGCCTGGACGGGCCGTGGCATGGAGTTCAAGCTCATTGAACCCGAGGAG GTGGCGCGCCGATGGGGCATCCAGAAGAACCGACCGGCCATGAATTACGACAAGCTGAGCCGATCGCTACGCTACTACTACGAGAAGGGAATCATGCAAAAG GTGGCGGGCGAGAGATACGTTTACAAATTTGTGTGCGACCCGGAGGCCTTGTTCTCCATGGCCTTTCCCGACAACCAGCGTCCGGTCCTGAAGAGCGACGTGGAGCGTCACGTCAACGAAGAGGACACCGTACCCCTGTCGCACTTTGACGAGAGCGCCCCCTACGCCCAGGAGGCGCCCTACTGCCAGCCCCACCCTTACAGCGAGGCTTACGTCTACTAG
- the etv1 gene encoding ETS translocation variant 1 isoform X2, whose amino-acid sequence MLQDLSASVLFPPCLQHATFAQVPDNDEQFVPDFQTENLAFHGLQLKIKRELHSPCSELSSTCSQDRPFKLQYGEKCLYNISAYEQKQHAGMKPSSPVTPPCSTPVSPLHHGAPTPKPERTYAHAPPSIPEAAYSMDHRFRRQLSEPCHSFPSPPTVSRDARPLYQRQMSEPSIAFPPQGFKQEYADPLFEPHPAMMGAPLPHVYPAAMMIKQEPRDFNYDSEVPSCHSVYLRPDGYLAHGTRTEGCMFDKVARHFYDDTCVVPEKAEGDIKQEAGLYREGPSYQRRGSLQLWQFLVALLDDPANSHFIAWTGRGMEFKLIEPEEVARRWGIQKNRPAMNYDKLSRSLRYYYEKGIMQKVAGERYVYKFVCDPEALFSMAFPDNQRPVLKSDVERHVNEEDTVPLSHFDESAPYAQEAPYCQPHPYSEAYVY is encoded by the exons ATGCTTCAGGATTTAAGCGCCAGCGTCCTCTTTCCGCCGTGTCTGCAACACGCAACTTTTG CTCAAGTTCCCGACAATGACGAGCAGTTCGTCCCAGACTTCCAGACTGAAAACT TGGCGTTCCACGGACTGCAGCTGAAAATCAAGCGGGAGCTGCACAGCCCGTGCTCCGAGCTGAGCTCCACCTGCAGCCAAGATCGGCCCTTCAAGCTCCAGTATGGAGAGAAGTGCCTGTACAACATCAG TGCCTACGAGCAGAAGCAGCACGCAGGCATGAAGCCCTCCAGCCCGGTGACGCCCCCCTGTAGCACCCCCGTGTCCCCCTTGCATCATGGCGCCCCGACACCCAAACCTGAGCGGACGTACGCCCACGCGCCACCCTCGATACCCGAAGCCGCCTACTCCATGGATCACAG ATTTCGCCGTCAGCTTTCTGAGCCGTGCCACTCGTTCCCGTCCCCGCCGACCGTGTCCCGGGACGCCCGTCCCCTGTATCAGCGTCAGATGTCCGAGCCCAGCATCGCGTTCCCCCCTCAAGGCTTCAAGCAGGAGTACGCCGACCCACTGTTCGAACCCCATCCCGCCATGATGGGCGCCCCGCTGCCCCACGTGTACCCCGCCGCCATGATGATCAAGCAGGAGCCCCGAGACTTCAACTACGACTCGG AGGTTCCCAGTTGCCATTCGGTGTACCTGCGACCAGATGGCTACCTGGCCCACGGCACCCGGACCGAAG GTTGCATGTTTGACAAAGTGGCCAGGCACTTTTACGACGACACCTGCGTGGTGCCCGAGAAAGCCGAAG GCGACATCAAACAGGAGGCAGGCCTGTACCGCGAGGGTCCGTCCTACCAGCGGCGTGGGTCGCTTCAGCTGTGGCAGTTCCTGGTGGCGCTGTTGGACGACCCCGCTAACTCGCACTTCATCGCCTGGACGGGCCGTGGCATGGAGTTCAAGCTCATTGAACCCGAGGAG GTGGCGCGCCGATGGGGCATCCAGAAGAACCGACCGGCCATGAATTACGACAAGCTGAGCCGATCGCTACGCTACTACTACGAGAAGGGAATCATGCAAAAG GTGGCGGGCGAGAGATACGTTTACAAATTTGTGTGCGACCCGGAGGCCTTGTTCTCCATGGCCTTTCCCGACAACCAGCGTCCGGTCCTGAAGAGCGACGTGGAGCGTCACGTCAACGAAGAGGACACCGTACCCCTGTCGCACTTTGACGAGAGCGCCCCCTACGCCCAGGAGGCGCCCTACTGCCAGCCCCACCCTTACAGCGAGGCTTACGTCTACTAG